CGGACACGACAACAATAAATCCCAGTAGTCATATGCTCATGTCAAGGTTTAATTGCAGGATCAGTCCTCCAACTCCAAGATTTTCCTATTTCAGCATAGGTGCTCCAACTCCAAGGAATATGACGAATGACATAAGTTCTCAGTTGAGTTTAGAGGAGCCATCAGATCATGAAATCTACAGCTGAGATCAAGTACCAACAAGAAATTTCTCGGCTGTTTGTTTTCTTGACTAGATTGCTCACCTTGGAACAACATACTGACTAGAACATTGAAGATTCTACTCGAGCCACCAGCCACAAAACACGTTTTTCTCTACCTATAATCCTCATCCAGCAAAGAACTATCAAGTCAGTCAACACACAGCGCTTGATTTTACAAAACCGATTTGCCAGGCTAGCTCACAAGATTGCATCTCCCTTGTTAGGAAAAGTCAACCATTTTGCATTGGTGTACCCTCCAGTTTGTAGATCGTGCTTACATGTTCTACTCCGAAGACGGTTGCAACTTGAAGCCATGAAAGCACTACCAAACTACGTCCAGCAGCAAACTACAACTGTCCTCCAAGCATTCAATATCTCACAAATACTATTTTTAGGTACTACTAACAGTGCTGTAGTGGACCATATCTCATAAACGAACACATTGAACTACTATCTGATCTGGCAGCAATAGcattctgccttccatttcatcaAGGTCAAACCAACGTTAGCACTAGACTTCACACTCAGCAGCAAAGAACACCCGAGATCATTTCCTGAGACTCTCTGGTACACAGCTATTCTGCTAAGAACTTTACTAGAATCCCGCTATAGCTAGATCTTACTCGCAGCCATTTTAGCAGTGATTCTTTGTTCTATATCACACATCTGTCTCCGCTCCGGTAGTTCACCGCAATAAATGATCAACACAAGTTTGTGGACCCGAGAGAACTACGTACTGAATACTGATCTAGTAAGTGTCTGATTAAATCAACACGGCTAGAAAACAAATTCAGCGAGGAAGAAATTATGACTGGGCGGTACCTTCTTGAGCGCGAGCGCGAGGCGCTTGCTCTCGAGGCGCGGCGTGGCGAGGACGACCTCCCGCGCGATCCAGATCGCGCGCCGCTGCAGCGGCAGCGGCATGTCCGCGGCGCGCACCCGCACCGCCACCTTCCTCTCCTCCCCGTTCGTGGCCCCCTGCCCCTTGGCCTTCACCGCCCTTTCCTTGACCTCCGCCTTGCCGCCCTTACCGTCCCCGTCACTGGGCTCCGCCGCCGGTTTTGGCACCACCTTCAGCTTAGGTTCCGGTTCTTGCTcctgctccggctccggctgGGGCGGGTCGGCGAGCCTGGTGCGGCGGACGAGCGAGCTGAGGTAGCGGCTGCGGCGCTCGAGCTCGTCGTAGGCCGGGTCCATGGAGGCGCCTGGGCTTTTCCGGCGAGAGGCGCACCGGTGGGTCGCAGGCGGGTCGGATTGGCTGGTCAGCAGCGGCGGTGGCAAGGGGGCATGGCCGCGAGTGCGAGGTGTTTGCGTTTTTGTCTCGGAGCTGGggacgggggtggtggtggtggtggtggccggttGGGCTCGGGTTTCCGGGGGTTTGGCCGGTTGGAGTGGGGGTGCGAGTGCGAGCTTGGTTGCCGCTCCTGGAATTCGTGGGAGCAACTTTTGAGACACAGCTTTCGTTTTCTTTTCTTCTCGAGGGATCAGCCATCACTCATCAGTAGGAACCGAGGGcctacaaaaaaaaattataaaaaataCAAAACGGCTAATACTGCCTCATTTTTTATAATCACTGACATATATTTATAGTAGCAAGTAGTATATGGTAGAGATATATGATTTGTCTCCAACGATTGTAAAATCAAGTTTAGAAAAAAATGAGCAAATTTTCGAgatcttcaaacactttcttctACCACGACGAAAACTAATAAACCATAAACCTGTAAATACCATGAaagtttttttcataattttaatCCGAGCCGCAATGCTAAGATTACATGCACACGCGTAATCATTAAATTAGCCAATTAACATTTGTGAACACCAATACCAGTATGCCAGGGAAAAGCAACCGAACAGCTTAGGCAACGTCGCTAGGAAAACGAGCACCATTGTTGAGGACGTAGCAGCGGGCAAATATTGCAAGGACAATCCTCCTCGCTAAAGGACCATATACCTAAAGaaatttaatactccctccgtttctttctatagtgcctatagatttttggcatttgtttcagaatataaggttgtagctaagctttttttcaattaccctctCCCAAATTTATTATGGTAAGTTAgaaagatatggatttcccaaattttacgttgatctcaaatcgtttagCTAGGgaccttgtgtaaaaaatactcttgcgctaatttccgtgccaaaaaactataggcactatggaatggaacagagggagtattccaGTACCACCATTGATGTTGGGATGGAGATATTGTCCGAAggaccgaagatcacttattgtagATGCTTTAATCCCCCATTAGCGCATAGGCGAAAGGGAAGATGCTACCAAAACCCTAACATAATCTATTGAAGGGACTACTTCTGTTAAAAACTTCACGCGTAGATCGGGTCCCTCCAACCCCACCTCGGTGAGGCCAACCAGAGGCGGAGGAACCGGTCTATGGAGAAGGTGGAGGGACGACTAGGTTTTTGGAAGAGGCGGCAACCGCCTTTCGTAAGGACCTTTTTTGTTAAGTTTTTGTGCTAATGTTGTCCCATCTTATTAAATAAGCAGATGAGACTTTTTTGACAAAAGTTAGAATGTTCTGGAAAAAATCATGGTGTGCATCTGGACATTCTATATTCACACATAAATTTTGTGGGAATTTATTTTTTGCGGCTTGTGtcaaaaaatataaataagtCTCCTGAAAAGCTAATCTAAAGTACCGAAAATTATCTTTTTCACAAGCCACAAAAATTTCTAGATATACACCCCGTATATTTTTAAAGAATTTTCAGAATTTTAAAATGTAATTACTGGACAGTAAGTGCAAGACCTGCCAAAGGGAGTAAAAGCTTATACTACCACTGCTGTTTTGTCTGGGATTAGCTTATCTGGTCCAGATTTAAGGGAAGAGCAAGATGGCTGTAGAAAGTAGACTTCCGCAGGTGGACCCAAGACTCGATTGTCCGTCCATTTGTGCACAGGGTGTTTGACGAACTGTCGGGTCGGCCTACTACACGTCTCCACACACCACCCACACATGAGTTGCCCTCGTCACCCCACCAGCCCCCCAGTGAAGAACGGATCGCACGACTGCCGCATTCCCCAATTTTGAAGTCGCAAGGGCCTGGCTGAGCCAGAAGGCGTCAAATTTTAGATCATTTTCGTAGCTTGACCGGGTTGGAATTGGATAGTCACGAACTGCCATAACATACGTCTCGCAAGCTATGGCATTGCGTTTGGAGAGCATCAGGTACAGTAACGACGTTACAGGCATGCAATGTACAGTATGAAGTAGGAGTAGTCAACAATATAAGCGTCTTAAAGGTAATCAGTGA
This region of Lolium perenne isolate Kyuss_39 chromosome 2, Kyuss_2.0, whole genome shotgun sequence genomic DNA includes:
- the LOC127335143 gene encoding dynein light chain 1, cytoplasmic: MDPAYDELERRSRYLSSLVRRTRLADPPQPEPEQEQEPEPKLKVVPKPAAEPSDGDGKGGKAEVKERAVKAKGQGATNGEERKVAVRVRAADMPLPLQRRAIWIAREVVLATPRLESKRLALALKKEFDTTYGPAWHCIVGTSFGSYVTHSLGGFLYFSVDKAYILLFRTAVEPLSHP